The nucleotide window TTTGTTCTCACTATAGTTATTTCTTTAAAGTGGACAGATTGACAACTAGATATACACAATGTCATTTTAAATAGTTATCTCACCAAAACTATTTATATATCTCAACTTCCAAGGTTAATTGATCAGCACCTCAGCAGTTTGTCCATCGTGTCTACAAGCTAACTAAGGTGTTGTATGGTTTAAAGCAGGGTCCACGAGCTTAGTATTAACGTCTTAGtagtttcttcttcaacttggatTTGATGTTGCAAAGAATGATACATCCTTGTTCATGGAGTTTCAAGATAATCACATTATTTTTGTGcttatttatgttgatgacatttaaaaaattttcctcTCTTATTTCAAATGTTATACAACAGTTTGGTAGataattttctattaaaaacCTCGGGACTCTACATTACTTCCTAGTACAAAAGCTACATCACACTTGAAGGCCTACTTTTGTCACTCATAAATACATGAAATCTCTTTCTCAAAAGGCTGAGATGCTTGATGCCAAGTCAATTGAAATACCCCTTGGCTCATATCTCAAGTTGTCTCAGTATGATGGTACATCTTTTCCTGATGGCACACACTATAGACAAGTCATTGGACCCTTACAATACTCGACTTTTGCAAGACTTCGTGTTTGCCGAAAATAAAGTTTGTCAATTCATGTAAGTTCCATGGATATCTACTGGTATATGGTCAAACAAATTCTATGCTACATTAGACGCACTCATGAGTGTGGACTTCTTTTCTAGCCTACTAGTACTTCCTCTATTTCTGTTTATGCTAATGATGATTAGGTTGGGGGCCCAAATGATCGAAAATTTAGTGATGgatatgtattttcttttgtcaCTCATTCCTTTCATGGTCTGCCAAGAAACAATTTACCATCGCTCGCTCCaacacaaaatcaaaatatcgaGCTCTTGCTTCTAATGTGGCTGAAGTTATCTCCCTTTGACATTTTATTCAAGAGCTCAAACTTCCTACCAATGGAGTCCCAGACTCTTCTATTACAGGTTGAGTGCGACCTACTTATTTGCTAACCCTATTCTACATTAGTGTTCTAAGCACATTGAATTTGACATACATTTCATTTAGGATTATATTAGCGAAGACCTCATTTCATTTCAGTACATCATGTCTCTTTGTTCGAGCAGTTGGCCGACATCATGACCAAGCCCCTTGGATGAGTTCAGCTTATCCATTTGTATACAAACTTGATGCCCTCCCCATGTCATTGGGTTTGTTGGGAGCGATTAAGGAAAGTGAATTAAGCACCATCATGGCAAGTTCATCTCCATAAGATTGACTTATATTGGCAAGTTCATCCCTACAAGATTATATCAAATCTGTaggatcaaattcaaaaaatatatggagATTAAGAAGCTAAGATAATGACAATCAAGATAAGAATTGCTTTCCATGTAACAAACAATATTTTCCCTTATCTTGAATGCATGATGTAGATACCAACAATTGAATATAAAGGAACTTCTTGTCTCATGTTTTTCATTAAAGATAGAGAGATTTGAGCCGTGGATGTAAACTCTCTTAGAGTCGAACCACGtcaatctttcttttcctttattggGTGGTTGATTTTTATTTAGACAAACTTGTCGCATGCACTCACCCTATGTTTACAAGTCCCAAGATGGCACCCTTAAACCAAAAGCCTTTGTGTCTATAGCCCAAGGCACTATGAAGAAACTAAACCCACTAGTTTTAGACGAGCTATTTGTCACCTATAGTGTAGAAAAGCTATGCATGAAGACATACttgccttgagaagaaaccaaatgtgGACTGTTGTTCCCCCAAATGGTGAACAACTTAAAGGACGTAGTCCTAATGAGACTAATCTCTTATTTCAACATTGAAATTCATATTTTGAAAGGCAaatcaatgaaagaaaacagAGAATTTTGTCACTTGTAGTCGGTGAATTTAGTGCAACTTTTTTATGCATAAAAAAGTTTGATATGGGttctataaaaaattaatgtccGAGTATGTAATAGCACActaattttcatttaatttacACTATATAAATATCATACCAAATTTCTTCATGCTTGCAATTCACGGTTTGTTCTATTTTTTAGAAGAACTCATTAAAAAGAGATTACGTCAATGTACAATACTGAGAAAATGTGGTCCAAAGGATTTATATACAGTGAGTTTCATGACATTTGATATATGGACTTCACAACAAATATTATGGTATTTATGCATGACCTGATAATAAATTGATTAAGATTGAAAGTTGTATGCTCATATGTTCAATTTTCTACATATACCTCCACTACTCaatgcaaatagtttgtgtGAGATTTTATCTATATCTCTAAATGAAACATTCAGTCAAAGTTGGTTTTTATTACTGTTGATAATTGTTCGATGAATAATAGTGCAATAACAATACTAAAAAGGAACTTAAGAAGCATTATTTCATTGAGAGGGAACACTTGCATATTCATTGTGGtgcacaaattttaaaaatccataaaaatgttaaatatgTAATGAGATAACCAAATGATGTACTTTTAAGGACTGTATAAAAACAATAGGCATGAttggtgcaaaaaaaaaaaaaaacctatgaTGTTCCTACTCAATAGAActttacatataatatattgagAGACGCATTGTTCTACAAAGATGTCTTGCAACATTTGGCTTTTGTTGATCCTAATTATATAAGTTCGCCTTTTGATGATAAGTGATCTTATGCATCTTTTTTGAGTCAGTTCTTAAATGTATTCTATAATATAACAAATATATTATTTCTCACCAAACATGTAGCAGCTAAGGTAGTTTTTCAAGAAGTACAATTGATTTGCAAACATTAGCTTAAGCATCGTGTGATagttaataaatatataaaggCATTGACAtataaaaagcaagaaaagtttgacaaatgTTGGAAAGACTATAATGTaccccggcccgatgcccaaccCTAATACCGAGTATAAAAGTATGTATGGTACAcgtgacagaaaaaaaaaagaaactgcatCCAGTGGCATAGCGATAAGTAAAGAAGATAGAGAATTATCGAGAGATGCCTTCAAGGCATATTATTTGAATTCCTTATCTCTTCAAGTACCTCgcacatatatgaaaatatattcaTCTGATCCAATAGAAAAGTTTCAGCTAATGAAGGcttcaacatattattttaGTGGATGGTAATTGTAAGTAAATATAAAGTTTATCCAAGAAAGCTGGAGACATATTAGTAATCCATGTATCTATAGTTGCTTCAAAACTAGCATTCAACACAACATGTAGAATTGTTAAAGACTATTGATGTTCAACCACTCCTGAAACTATTGAAGCACTAGTTTACACACAAAGTTAGATTCGTAATGAAGGCAATTCAAAAACAATGTCAGATATTCATTGTTCAGAGCTagattttaatcattcattttgtttttcatgatataCTAACATTGTAGTATGCTTATAATGACATGTGTTATAGTTTTGAAGATAGGGAGGAATCTTTCGGTAATGATTCATGATTTGATGCTTAATTATAATTCATTGTCGTAAACCTTTTGCATTTCATGTGTTTTAGTGTACTATTTATAGTTGTTACATGCTATTTTATGTAATTCATAGACTAACCATTGAAACTATTTTGCATGTCATACattcctcatttttttcaaattcagaaATGGAGCCATCTATAGAAGACTTGGTGAAATTCAAAGTTTGGAAGTGCTTTGTTTATCTACGATCTAACTGTGCTGCTTGTTGGAGGATAGAAGTTCCCTATGTGCTGCTTGTTGGAGGATAGAAGTTCCCTATGATGCCACTGTTAGACTTAAATATACTTCCAATTTTCTGCATGTAAAACCATATATGTTAACTGATGTAAGAAATGCATGTGGGCTAAGCACTTTggatgttattttcattttggtgttaTATTTTGATGGAAGTTtatatcttcttctttcctttttttcgtgTGTTAATATTGATGACATATATttccttgtttatttttttgttttctcttatgGGAATAATCATTTCTAATTTCATCATTGTGCAGCTAATTCTCCTATGCCAGTCAATGTCTTGTGGATTTCCAATGTGATGGCATTCAATTTTCTCAAACTGTAGTTTTTGCTGTTATTTGTTCATAATAActcttttagtttcttttagtttgatatttgttcttgCCTTTCTCTGATATGAGCCTAACATTTTAAATTATGCATAGTGAGAGCTGCTGCTTTAATTGAATTGCAAATCAGACTTGAATATTGcaaatatatcatatatatgccTGGCCGATATGAGCCAGCCTGACATGGCTCGGCCCATTAATAACCTGATCGGGCCGAGCCTcaggcaaattgtctggctcaAGGTTCGATAAGCTATCGGCCCAGCCCGATTGATAATAGGTCGGGTCTCTAGCTGACCCGATAAACCAATCAGCCTTCTATTTGGCCATCTTAATTGGACCAGcccagcccaatgcccagccCTACTGGTTAGATGAGAGATAACCTTTAATAAGATCAGTTTTGGTCTATCAACATTTTTTATGGAGGAGTATTAAAAACATTTACTAAAAGCTAAGAAAAAGTATCATTAGTTTGGTTCAATAATGCACTAGAATAACGAGGGGGAGTGTATTCTATTGTCCATTTTCTAGAAGTAGTAACCCAATCAAGGTTAGCATTGGcttcattttgaatttatgtTGCAAAATTTAATTGTAACATGTCTATTAATTAAGACATAGATATATATCAAACtcaaattatataatatttaattgattaaaaaaaaatctattacAAAGTATGATTTAATTGTCAATCAATTATAGTCAactaatttaatttaaattaaaattcaatGTCATCCTGACAGCCCTCTACAAATTTATTACATGAACACACACATAGTAAGCAATCACCTTGAACAATTTTAAGTAAGGAAAATGACCACCTGATGTGTACGTAGCCCAATTAACGCCCGCCCTTACCCTTGCCAGCTAGTAAGAAATCTTCACAAGGCATCTGTCATGCATGAACTAACTCTCTTTCCTTAGCAACTACTGCCGGCTACTTTTCTTGATCAGATCTCAAAGTAAATACGTCTAGGCTCCTTACCTGAATGAAAGTTATCATGTTTTATGTGACCCCCCTTGATATTATAATTTGAAATAAACATAATATTTGAGTGCTATATaatcacacacatacacacacacacacacacacacacacacacatatatatatatatatatatatatatatatatatatatatatatatacatacatacatacatacatacattgtTGACGTGTGCCAAATAGTTATTTGatagtaaaatttaaaaatttattgttaaaaaGCTATAAATCATTGTTAAAACCATGATAAAATGTAGCTGCATCATAAACCATGGTTGATTACCGATTTAGTCACTTTTTTtacaatgaatttttaaatttgactaTCCATCAACATTCAACACACgacaatttatatatatatatatatatatgtgtgtgtgtgtgtgtgtgtgtaagaaatTGGTATGTACCAGCAGCCTTGGTCTTTTCAAggtggatggttgagagaaagaataacaaggaaaaaaaactacTTCAAAGGTATGGATTGATTTTACACTAGTCACATACAAGGGAATAGAGTTTGCAAAGTACAAATATTGTGGTAAATGACATACAGGATGTAGTTCTAATGGAACTTGTCACTTAATTTGAGATAGAAATTAAGGGTTGTATAAAAACACTAGGCTTGAATGATACAAAGAAATTAACTATGATGTTCTAACTTGATGGAACTCTTCGTATAtcatgttgagagatgcattgttttACAAAGTTTGCCTTTGGATGATGAATGGTATTATGTATCTTCTTTGAACCAATTTTTGAAGGTattcaacaatgaaataaatACTTATACATCACTAGTCATGTAGCAACTAATGTAGTTTTTGTATAAGTACAATTGATTTACAAACATTTGCATAAGCATCGTGTAATAGCTAATGAATATATAAGGGCATTGACacataaaatgcaaaaaaaatgacaaatattGAAAAGACTACAGTATTATCTTTGCAAGTGCATTTGttttagattttagattcaaattatagtatttgaagttttttcttgAAAGTTTGAAAGAATACGATGCAATGGTACATATGAGAAAATAGAGAGCAGAATTCATGAGTTGTATGCTGCGTACAAAAGTATGTATAGTATGactgatagaaaaaaaaatgcatctaaTGGGATAGTAGTGACCAGAGAAGATAGAGTTTTTTTGAGAGATGCCTTCAAGATATAGTACTTGAattaattttatcttttatagTACCCCGcatatatatgaaacatattTAGTTGATCCAATAGATTAAGTTTCACCTAATGATGGCTTCAGCATAATATCTTGGTGGAAGGTatatgaaagtaaatatagagtTTTATCTGAGATGACTTGAGACATATTAGCAATCTATGTATCTACAGTTGCTTCATAGTTTGCATTCAGTACAACAAGAAGAATCGTTAATAATTATTGATGTTCAACCACTTTTGAAACTGTTGAAGCACTAGTTTGCACACCAAGTTGGATTCATGATAGAGACAATTCAAGTTAGTTGTAAGACGTTCATTGTTCAATGCATGATTTTTTACCATTTACTTTGTTTTTCACAATATACTAACATTTAAGTATACTTATAATTATATGTGTTATAGTTGAAGACATAGCGGAATCTTTTGGCAACGAATCATGATTCATTATGGTAGACATTTTGCATTTTGTGTGTTTTAGTTTACTATTTAGTATTCCTTACTTGCTCGTTTTATGTAATTTAAAGACTAACAATTCCATTCTAATTTGGTCATTGCATAGCTAATTCTCTTATGTCAGTCAACGTCTTGTTGATTTCCAATGTGATGGCATTGAAAGTTTTCTCAAACTGTTGTTATTTGATTGTAGTAATTCTTGATGTTTGTTCTTGCCTTCGTACTTGATGGATTCCAAATCATGTTGTGAGTCATGAGCCAAACATTTTGAATTGTGCACTGTGGGAGCAGCTACTTTAATTGAAttgcaaatatcatatatatgttgGGCCAATATGAGCTAGCCCAACATGGATCGTCCCATCAATGATCGTGTCCGCCTGGCCAGATTGCTAATTGGCTGGGTCCTTGGCTGACCCGATTAAACCAATGAGGCTTCTATTCAGCCAGGCCATCCAGGCCATATGCCCAGCACTAGATGAGAGCTAATCTTCTAAGATCTTTTTTATctaccaaattttttttggcgGGCGTAGTAATAACAATTAATAAAAACTGACAAGATTAGCGTTGACACCATTTGGAATTCATTCTACAAAAATGATGGTCCTGATGAGCAATTGAAAGGGCATTTAAGTGAAGGCGTTGAAATCAAACCCCAATATAATAAGTGTCATTAGTTTGGAATAGGGAAGGGGTGTCTATTTTGTTGTCCATTTTTTAGAAGTAGTAACACATTCAAGGCTAGCATTGGCTTTCAAATTTGTGATGCAAAATTTAATTGTAACAtgtctactaattaagtcatgtatatatatatcagacttgaatatatataatatttaatcGATTCAGCAAAAAAAAGGATACCGGAATAGGATTCAATTGTCAatcaaatattatatttttctttatgagGTCAATTGatttaatttaaattaaaattcaatGTCATCCCCACAGCCCTCTACAAATTTATTGCATGGAGACGCATACAATAAGCAATCACCCCGACCATTGTCAAGTAATGAACCTGGCCCAATTAATGCCCACCCTTACCCTTGCCAGCTAGTAAGAAAGCTTTGCAAGCCATCCGTCATGCATGAACTAATTCTCTTTCTTTACACACGACAACTTTGAACTCCCATATATACAGAAACTCATGCAAATTGATGAAGGATAAAAGGCTTTTGCTTGAACACCAGACGTGTTACCGTTTCACTCTGCGGAAATCTTGTTGTCTTCTGAATTTTACTAGGATTTTGAAGGGACGTGATTTCTCAGTAGCCATGGCCAATCCAATTTTTTGGGCTAACTCCAACTTTTTCGATAATTTAATTTCTGCTTTGCTTTAACTTGTGGCCAATTACTGACAGGAATTGTTTTCATCGGTAGGCTGAATCTCTCCCCATctaacattctctctctctctctctctctatatatatatatatatatatatatatatatatatgtatacatatatatatgtatattatatatatctggTTATCTTGAATCACCTATCTCACTCGCGAGGATTGTCCAATGCATGGTTATGAACAGctgaaaaaaaggagaaaaaaaggtcTGAACTAATAATATATACTAATACTCTATGACAAAAATGAAGAGTTGAAATCCTTTAGTCATCTTGAGTTCCATCCAATAATGACCACCTGATATGATACAATAGATCGGGTGGATGTGATTAAAAACATTGACGTGTTGTGCAGTATTGTGAGTGGTATGAGAATTTGTCCATTCCAAACTCTAAcagaaaaatctaaaaatcctatatatatatatatatatatatatatatatatatatgtgtgtgtgtgtgtgtgtgtgtgtgtagagagagagagaagaaaattatCAACTCATACAAGTAAAGAATGCAGTGGCCAACAAGGTTTGTTGCTCCTCTACTTGGGCTTCAGACATAGATATCCATAATTGCTATTGATTCCTTGGAGATGTCATGCTCTAGTAGTCGAAATAGCCAAATATTGTCCGTTTTCTCCAACTTTTTATAAGTATCGGAATCCAAAGGAATCACTTCACCGACTGATACGGAAAACTGGTCCGTATCGGGGCCTCGACCATTGACTTTGAACTCATTTGTTTAGAAGTATAAAATACAGTTTTATTAAATAGCAGACGGCGACGGTCAGAAGCGGCCGCTCTGGTTCATGCGAGCCCATTCAACTGATATGAACCGGTGCAAAATCGATATGCGCACTGGTTGCCCCTCCGTCGAACCGTATCGGCctgtttttaatttcttatcTAATTAACATGTAATTTAATATAGTCTAAAAACAGAAAACACTTCCTTCTCAAAACACCCTACCATACCCAGCATTGAGTGGGAAACCGATACGATCAGTATTTTCCGATACGTACCATCAATAGTAATATGATCTGGTTCTTGAACTTAGTTGTCTTCTTCATCCACAAAAACAGcggaaaatatcatgatataatataataatataataattcAATAACGATActaacaacaacaaaaagtgCAATATTAAAATGGGTGTGAATCAAACTGTCATAAAATTATCTATTTTAAGTAACCGAATCATGGGAGCCATAGGATCTTTTAGCATTTGTATTCTGATTCATCTCTACTTCTCCATTTCTAGAGAAAATCTGAGTTCTACTCAAATTTGACCCGTTTCACTCTGATTTTCCCAATACTTTTCCAAACTAAATCcattgaaaaaatggttttggtCTTGATCTCTGTCAAGAATCCTTTTGAGATAAAACAGAGACCAATGCTTCCGATTTGAACTTGAACAACCTGAAAAATCGAATCCCCATGATCGATTATGGGCTGATGatcaaagaaaaagggaagagaaaacAAACGCGCAGATCGATCAAGCCACAGCGCGCTCACAGGCCAGCCGCAACCacagaagaaagcaaaaaatcaTGGAGTAACCAGATCGTATCATCGTCTTACGTCTCATAACATAGTTGATTACaggagaacaagaagaaatcaAGTGAAATGCAGGAAGCCAAAAAGCAATATTCAATCTGGTTTCGGCCACGGCGCCGGAGGATTTCACACGGCGGCGAGGTCGATCCTGAGGCCGCCGGAGCCGGCGCTCCTTCGGCACTCCTCTACGAGGGCGGACTTGGCGGAGACCAAGCCCATGGGCATGAGCGCCCGGTCGAGCGCGGCGCAGTCGGTCCACTCCTTGAGGAACTGCTCCTTACCCCACACCTCCGGTATCCAGACGCGTCCCGCCACCTGACTCCTGTGCCTCTGCAGTCTCTCCCTGCCGCAGCAGTGCTGTTGCCCCTCCGGCTGCGCCTTCCTCTTCCCCACCACCACGTCCTGCTCGTCCTGGACGGGCCTCTTCTCGCCAAAGGGGGCGGGCGGCAACGGCGAAGGCATCTTCCTGTTCTCCTCTGCAGTTGAAGTAGAGACCTTCGTGCGGCGAGTCATTCAGGAGTACAGAGATAGAGAAATAGGTGCGGTCGCTTGCTTCAGAAGGTAGAATCTGctcagaaagagagagtgtggtGCGTGATTCGGAAGGCAGAATCTGGAGAAAGACAGAGAAGGAGAGGCTATGGAGGCTGTGTGGTGGTTGAGAGATGAAGAAATAGCGATGGATGGGGAGGAGAGGTATTGGGTGGCGGTGgaaagagaggaggaaagaaggaaggaaggaagagacGTATGTGGGAGGAGCGACTTCCACGTTGTGGCGTCCGCTGCTCACCACTCAGCAGGTGGCCATTaggttcgggtccgggtctttGACTAACCGGATTTCAATTTACATTTAGATCTGAATTCGCAGCCTACATACATTCAAGGGGTGGGAGGTTTAAATTATGTAGTCGCTGTCGTACTttcatatgttatttttttgaattgtaaaTGAATGTAGCGTAAATCTATTCAAGCAAgtgagaactttgaagaagaTTTTACTATCTAATGACTTTGCGTCAAGATTTGAGCTAGATTTATGAAGTAAAATACTAACATATGAGGTTTCATGAATCTGACTCAATTTTTTGAGCAGCCTTTTATTGACGATCTGGCTTTGAAACTGCATATGTAATTCAGAACTGATTAGGAACTGGATTTAGATTTCATTGTCACATCCCAACTAGACGAATTCCATATTGAATCGGTCATGAGACATACGATCCATTTACATTCCAAGTTTAGGAATGTAAAATGAattggggaaaaaaaatataatctaCACCTAATTGATGTTGGATATGAAATTGGTATGCGGTTTTATATTCAAGTCTGAGCGTTGGATCCCAGTGAAAATCGGACCCGGTTCAGTCTGAATATGAGCTCGAATTTAGAAGATAGAGCTCGGATTTGAGCCCAATCCAAATGCGAAAGTGGAATCCGTCCAAACTCCAACCCTTTCACAACTTAGGTCCAAGTCCAACCACACGCGCTGGTCGGTTTCGAAGTGCCCACCCTGTTTCGGACATATTACAGTGATGTCCTCCGGCACAATCTGGACTAGCTTCTGGAAATAAGATTGCAGACTCGGCGTATTCGGACCGAATCGGTGACAAATCCCATTCAATGTTATAG belongs to Nymphaea colorata isolate Beijing-Zhang1983 chromosome 13, ASM883128v2, whole genome shotgun sequence and includes:
- the LOC116267065 gene encoding protein BIC1-like — encoded protein: MTRRTKVSTSTAEENRKMPSPLPPAPFGEKRPVQDEQDVVVGKRKAQPEGQQHCCGRERLQRHRSQVAGRVWIPEVWGKEQFLKEWTDCAALDRALMPMGLVSAKSALVEECRRSAGSGGLRIDLAAV